In Crinalium epipsammum PCC 9333, the following are encoded in one genomic region:
- a CDS encoding SDR family oxidoreductase, whose amino-acid sequence MKAFVAGATGETGRRIVQELVKRQIPVRAFVRNLETAREILPPEAELVTGDLFSVDSLKSAIADSTVLLCATGAKPSFDPTNPYKVDYEGTKNLVDAAKATGIEHFVFVSSLCTSKLFHPLNLFWLILVWKKQAEEYIQKSGLTYTIVRPGGLKNEDNSDSVVMSSADTLFDGSIPRQKVAQVCVEALTIPESRNKIVEVVAKEIPEKSWDQLFAGVG is encoded by the coding sequence ATGAAAGCATTTGTCGCAGGAGCAACAGGCGAAACGGGACGTAGAATTGTACAAGAGTTGGTAAAACGTCAAATTCCTGTTCGCGCCTTCGTTCGGAATTTGGAAACAGCTAGGGAAATACTACCACCGGAAGCAGAATTAGTTACAGGTGATTTATTTTCAGTGGATAGTCTCAAGAGTGCGATCGCAGATAGTACAGTACTTTTGTGCGCTACCGGAGCAAAACCTAGCTTTGATCCCACTAACCCTTATAAGGTGGACTATGAAGGCACAAAGAATTTAGTAGATGCTGCCAAAGCAACCGGAATAGAGCATTTTGTGTTTGTATCTTCCCTGTGTACTTCTAAACTCTTCCATCCACTTAACTTGTTCTGGTTAATTTTAGTGTGGAAAAAGCAAGCAGAAGAGTACATCCAAAAAAGCGGTCTCACCTATACAATTGTGCGCCCTGGTGGATTGAAAAACGAAGATAACTCTGATTCTGTAGTGATGTCGTCAGCAGATACCCTGTTTGACGGTAGCATTCCCCGCCAAAAAGTTGCCCAGGTATGTGTGGAAGCACTTACTATACCTGAATCTAGGAATAAAATTGTCGAGGTTGTAGCTAAAGAGATACCGGAAAAAAGCTGGGATCAGCTATTTGCTGGGGTTGGGTAA
- a CDS encoding glycoside hydrolase family 24 protein has protein sequence MSRRFSSLKDDPKSKLQQEIVSKSAWKIKLAASISAIAFLLFLLNFSSGNRETPSVNSPTNAYGTQPLVLKEGDPYIRALMRTISASEANDRRPYSIIYGGDHVSDLSNHPNRCVPILVGPNIGNCSTAAGRYQMINTTWDEKAKRYHPRPSGFMFWKSYSFEPEYQDAVVYAWLKDPQAWGVDISELLRQGKINQVLKRLSGTWTSLGYGIEDNSMSSKLPTIYKKMLREELRQAH, from the coding sequence GTGAGTAGGCGTTTCTCATCCCTGAAAGATGATCCAAAATCGAAGTTACAGCAAGAAATTGTGAGCAAATCAGCTTGGAAGATTAAACTTGCTGCCAGTATAAGTGCGATCGCTTTCCTACTCTTCCTGTTGAATTTTTCTTCAGGTAATCGAGAAACGCCATCCGTAAATTCACCTACAAACGCTTACGGAACACAACCACTTGTTCTTAAGGAAGGCGATCCATATATTCGCGCATTAATGCGAACTATCTCTGCAAGTGAAGCAAACGATCGCCGTCCCTATTCCATCATCTATGGTGGCGATCATGTCTCCGATTTAAGTAATCATCCTAACCGTTGTGTGCCGATTTTAGTTGGTCCTAATATTGGTAACTGTTCAACTGCTGCTGGACGTTATCAAATGATTAATACAACTTGGGATGAAAAAGCCAAGCGGTATCATCCAAGACCGTCAGGTTTTATGTTTTGGAAATCTTACAGTTTTGAACCAGAATATCAGGATGCCGTTGTTTACGCTTGGTTAAAAGATCCTCAAGCTTGGGGCGTTGATATTTCAGAACTACTGCGGCAAGGAAAAATTAACCAAGTGTTGAAACGGTTATCTGGTACTTGGACAAGCTTAGGATATGGAATTGAAGATAATTCTATGAGTAGCAAGCTACCTACAATATATAAAAAAATGTTACGAGAGGAATTACGCCAAGCTCATTGA
- a CDS encoding metal-sensing transcriptional repressor, with translation MIGSNPLTNETLPAKPHVHGDGEHIHPHVHSEESQRRIINRLSRIEGHIRGIKNMVQESRPCPDVLVQVAAVRGALDRVARIILDEHLTECIGRAAKEGNIEVEIEELKAALDRFLP, from the coding sequence ATGATCGGATCAAACCCCCTAACTAACGAAACGCTACCTGCAAAACCTCATGTGCATGGCGATGGAGAACATATTCATCCTCACGTTCACAGTGAAGAGTCACAGCGACGAATTATCAACCGCCTATCCCGGATTGAAGGACACATCCGAGGAATTAAAAATATGGTGCAGGAAAGCCGCCCCTGTCCAGATGTGCTAGTGCAAGTTGCTGCGGTGCGGGGTGCTTTAGATAGAGTGGCGCGGATAATTTTGGATGAACATTTAACTGAGTGTATTGGTCGTGCTGCTAAAGAAGGTAATATTGAAGTCGAAATTGAAGAGTTAAAGGCTGCTTTAGATCGATTTTTGCCGTGA
- a CDS encoding HhoA/HhoB/HtrA family serine endopeptidase, which produces MDSMKFPQFSVLSGKIITYLLTTLIASALSFGIFCNLPAQAAISSQIPAAKLAVQIPNSGNGDSFVAAAVNRVGTAVVRIDTERTITRRVDPFFDDPRLRHFFGDQFIPQMPQQERLRGQGSGFIIDRSGIILTNAHVVDQADKVTVTLKDGRTLEGKVQGVDEVTDLAVVKIQGGNDLPVTPLGDSNVVQVGDWAIAVGNPFGLDNTVTLGIVSTLKRSSAAVGIPGKRLEFIQTDAAINPGNSGGPLLNSKGEVIGINTAIRPDAMGIGFAIPINKAKEISTQLAQGIKVQHPYLGIQMTTLTPQLAAENNSDPNSPLQVPEINGVLVVRVLPNTPAAQAGLRRGDVILQINEEPVTTAEQLQDVVENNPMGSLLQIEVQRGNQTSSLAIRTGELQNAA; this is translated from the coding sequence ATGGATTCTATGAAATTTCCCCAGTTTTCTGTGTTATCAGGCAAAATTATTACCTATTTACTTACAACTCTAATTGCATCAGCATTAAGTTTTGGTATTTTTTGTAATTTACCTGCACAAGCAGCAATATCAAGCCAAATACCAGCCGCAAAATTAGCGGTACAGATTCCTAATAGCGGTAACGGGGATAGCTTTGTGGCTGCTGCTGTCAATCGGGTGGGAACAGCCGTAGTAAGAATTGATACTGAACGCACAATTACCCGCCGTGTTGATCCATTTTTTGATGATCCAAGATTACGGCACTTTTTTGGAGATCAATTTATTCCCCAAATGCCTCAACAAGAACGCTTGCGTGGTCAAGGTTCTGGCTTCATTATTGACCGTAGTGGGATTATTCTCACCAATGCTCATGTAGTCGATCAAGCAGATAAAGTAACTGTCACTCTTAAGGATGGGCGTACCTTGGAAGGAAAGGTGCAAGGGGTAGATGAAGTTACAGATTTAGCCGTAGTAAAAATTCAGGGAGGAAACGATTTACCAGTAACACCTCTGGGAGATTCTAACGTAGTGCAAGTAGGAGATTGGGCGATCGCAGTTGGCAACCCCTTCGGCTTAGATAATACTGTCACTCTAGGTATTGTCAGCACCCTCAAACGTTCCAGCGCGGCTGTTGGCATTCCTGGTAAACGGCTAGAGTTTATTCAAACAGACGCAGCCATTAATCCAGGTAACTCTGGAGGTCCATTATTAAATAGTAAAGGAGAAGTGATTGGCATCAATACCGCCATCCGTCCCGATGCAATGGGGATTGGTTTTGCGATTCCAATTAATAAAGCCAAAGAAATTTCTACTCAACTAGCACAAGGAATCAAGGTACAACATCCTTATTTAGGTATTCAGATGACAACCCTAACTCCCCAACTAGCTGCTGAGAACAATAGCGATCCTAATTCTCCCTTGCAAGTGCCAGAAATCAACGGTGTTTTAGTAGTGAGAGTTTTGCCTAATACACCAGCAGCACAAGCTGGTTTACGTCGTGGAGATGTAATTTTGCAGATTAACGAGGAACCTGTCACTACGGCTGAACAATTGCAGGACGTAGTTGAAAATAATCCAATGGGTTCTTTACTTCAAATAGAAGTCCAGCGCGGCAACCAAACATCATCGTTGGCTATCCGCACTGGAGAACTCCAAAACGCTGCTTAA